From the Anoplopoma fimbria isolate UVic2021 breed Golden Eagle Sablefish chromosome 14, Afim_UVic_2022, whole genome shotgun sequence genome, one window contains:
- the il7r gene encoding interleukin-7 receptor subunit alpha, which produces MLPSCWTAVLLLLSARSRAQSGDGDGDGDGDMEPRVRCTSHILTTGSSLSCKLVGGSNDDEDDEDEEADGVGNMTVCYFDFSQKKAKCLEAFGDTVSSRNLNPILQLNVTVHLKRGGRISTTVDLKKIVQPECPQVKNVTFDEDQAVIRFETPYLNEYIKVDNQLFQLHIWTAGRTITQNVSSEILEINMEHLKKHTKYHVKVRAIPMNGLQGFWSEWSETFNFSTPAAENQPDPFISLSPAEEGTIQTDILIVCLVILVVVPSSVVIFCKNKIFTYMWPRIPHPKHTLVQICKTNKGLLLNFKPEEFSALKVEKTENQSFEETEPPMEAEAADHDNDRSSPACSTQSSDGCMSNTSVSTEESTLLSRSSSDGEDLRLGERPPTPQPEGSSGGNEAEAYVTMSSFYQIK; this is translated from the exons ATGCTGCCGAGCTGCTGGACcgccgtgctgctgctgctgtcggcCAGGAGTCGAGCTCAGAGtggagacggagacggagacggagacggagacATGG AGCCCAGAGTCAGGTGCACCTCTCACATCCTGACGACAGGAAGCAGTCTGAGCTGTAAACTGGTGGGAGGCAGCAACGACGACGAGgatgatgaagacgaggaggCTGATGGCGTAGGGAACATGACAGTGTG CTACTTTGATTTCAGTCAGAAGAAAGCGAAGTGCTTGGAGGCGTTCGGGGACACCGTCAGCTCCAGAAATCTGAATCCCATCCTTCAGTTGAATGTGACCGTCCACCTGAAGAGAGGAGGCCGGATTTCAACCACAGTCGACCTGAAGAAAATAG TTCAGCCCGAATGTCCTCAGGTGAAGAACGTGACTTTCGATGAGGACCAGGCTGTGATCCGCTTTGAGACTCCGTACCTCAATGAATACATTAAAGTAGACAACCAACTCTTCCAGCTGCACATCTGGACCGCCGGCAGAACAATA ACTCAAAACGTCTCATCAGAGATTCTGGAGATCAACATGGAGCAcctcaaaaaacacaccaagTATCACGTGAAAGTGAGGGCGATCCCGATGAACGGTCTGCAGGGTTTCTGGAGCGAGTGGAGTGAAACTTTCAATTTCTCCACTCCGGCTGCTGAGAACCAGCCAGACCCATTCATCTCTTTGTCTCCAGCGGAAGAAGGCACGATTCAGACGGACATACTGATCGTGTGTCTCGTCATTTTGGTGGTGGTGCCTTCAAGTGTTGTTATCTTCTGCAAAAACAA AATATTTACGTACATGTGGCCGAGGATCCCTCACCCCAAACACACTCTGGTGCAGATCTGCAAGACAAATAAA GGCCTCCTATTGAACTTCAAACCGGAGGAGTTCAGTGCCCTCAaagtggagaaaacagagaatcAGTCGTTTGAGGAAACTGAGCCTCCGATGGAAGCTGAAGCTGCTGACCACGACAACGACCGCTCGAGTCCTGCCTGCTCCACCCAGAGCTCCGACGGCTGCATGAGCAACACCAGCGTCAGCACCGAGGAGTCCACCCTGCTGAGCAGGAGCTCCTCCGACGGAGAGGACCTCCGGCTCGGGGAGAGACCTCCCACACCTCAGCCTGAAGGCAGCAGTGGAGGAAATGAGGCGGAGGCTTACGTCACCATGTCCAGTTTCTATCAGATTAAGTAG